The Methylomarinum sp. Ch1-1 genome contains the following window.
ATGGTGATCGCGGTCAGCATCGCCGCGGGATTGATTCAATTCGACAATATCTCTGGATCACTGGCTAGCCAATCGTTGACTTCGAGGGTCTTGATCCGTTATCCGGGCTAGGGATAAAAACGGTGGGTGCTACGGGTTTATGCACATAATGGTTCGGTGTCGATATTATTCTTGGAAAGGAATTTTATTGTCGGTTAAATTTGTTGTTGACTTTTATAAGCTATTGATAATTATAGCTATTAATGTGTTGTCTAAAATTTGGTCAATTTAACAAAAATGTAATAATGACGGGCCTTATCGAGGGTTTCCGACAAAATACCCACAGAGTTATCCACAGACTTTGTGGGTAAGTCGAGTTTTCCGCCCCGTACACTCGTTAGCGAGTTTCTGCTTTTAATGCCGCGGCTTCCGTTGGCGTTATCGGAACAATCGGCAGGCTTGAGCGTTTTTTACAGGTCGTAGTGGTATAATATCCGCGAAAAAATGGCATTCACGTCCATTTTGCGACGATATTTGTTTTGTAACGGAGCCAATAATGAACACAAAAATCATCAGTGGTGTAATTATGTTAGCCGCAGGATCGGCCGCTCATGTTCAAGCGGCCGATCATGGCCTGGAAAGCTGCATCGCCGCGGCGCAAAAGCAAAAAGCCGGCGATATGCTCAAGCTGGAGAAGCTGAAGGTAGACGGTAAGGCCATGTACGAACTGGAAATTCGGGACGCCAACGGCTTCGAGTGGGAATTCATGTGCGATGTCGAAAGCGGTAAGATCACCGAAACCGAAAGCGAAGTCAGTTCCGTCGACAGCAAGGCTTTCAAAAGCAAAATGAAAGTGACCGAGGAAGATGCGGCCGCGATTGCGTTGAAGGCCCATCCCGGCGTGATCGAGGAAGTCGAGTACGAAATCGAGTCCAACGGCGACGCGTCCTATGAATTCGACATCGTCGACGACAAAGGCGTCGAAACCAAGGTCGAAGTCGACGCGGCCACCGGCAAGATCATCGAGGTTTCCATCGAGGAATGGGAAATCGGCGAGGAAGCCGACGAAAGAAGATAAGGCAAATAGGGTGCATTCCATGCACCTGCCGAAAAAAAATTCAACGATTATGTCAAACTGCCGGCGAGCGATCACCCCAGGCGCGACCTATTTCTTTACCGTCGTGACTCGCCATCGCCGGCCTTTCCTATGTAATGAGGACGTTAGAGCCTCATTGCGCGAAGCCATCCGGACCATCCGAATTGAGCATCCTTTCACGATAGAAGGTTGGATCTTGTTGCCTGATCATCTCCACTGCATTTGGACATTTACCGGTCTTCGGGTACACAAATTCCCGTAGGGCGCATTCCATGCGCCATTTTTTTGAATCCCTTTAAGGCTTGACCGCCACGCCCCAGGGATAACGGCCGACGCCGATGGATTTGGTGACTTTCATGTCTTCCAGGTCGATGATCGAGATGTCGTTGCTGACGCCATTGGTCGTGTACAGCCGCTTTTGGTCAGGCGAAAATGCCAGATTCCACACCCGTTGGCCGACCAGAAAATAATCCTCCACTTCCAGCGTTTGCGCATTGACCAGCGCCACCCGATTGGCCGGGCCAAGGGCGACGAAGGCCCATTTTCGCTCCTTGTCGATGGCGATGCCGACCGGTTGGATCTTGTCGTCGGTGACACCGGATATGTGGAATTTCAGCGTCTTGATGATTTTGCGGGTTGCGACATCGATGACGCTGACGCTGCCGCCTAGCTCCGAACTGGCCCAGAGCTGTTCGCTGTCGTCGGTAAAGGTCAGGCCGCGCGGTCTCGGGTCGACCAGGGTGTTGTCGACGACCTCCAGGGTTGCGCGATCGATCCAGTGCACCATATTGGTCGCTTCCGAAGCACAGGCCACCCATTTATTATCCGGACTCACCGCGACCGGCTCAGGTTCGACGCCGACCGGTATTTTCTTGATCGCCTTGGCCGGTTCGATATCGATGGCCGTGACCAGGCTGTCATCTTCATTGGAAACATAGAGTCGCTTGCCGCTCGGGCCGAGCGCGAAGGTTTCTGGGTCCTCGCCCGAAGGCAGTGTGCCGACAACCTGAAAAGTGGTGGTGTCGACGACTTGAATGGTGTCGTCATCGCTGGCGGCGATATACAGATGACGATGATCTTTGCTGATCGCGATACCGCGCGGACGTTGACCGACCGGCACGGTCTTCAGCAGTTTGCCTTCAATCGGATCGACCACGGCCAGCGCGTTGTCCTTCTCCAGCGTGACAAATAGCGTTTCTGAAAAAGCCTGGCTGCTGGTCAACAGCAGGGCGGCGCAAAAAAAGTGTTTCATGAGTCCTCCTTTAGATATAAAGCTAATGTATCGAGTTGATCAGTCCCTGGCGGCTTGCCAGCAGCGTCATTTCCGCAATCGATTTAGTACCCAATTTATCCTTGATCGCGGTGCTATGGTTGCAAACCGTCTTGTAACTGAGGCAGAGCTTTTCCGCCGCCTCCCGTGTGGTCATGCCGTTGGCCAGCAGGCAGAAGATGTCGAACTCGCGCGGCGATAATTGTTTGATCTTGTCGTCTTCATTTTCCTCGACCGCCATGGTGACAGCCAATTTTTGCGCTAGTTCCGGCGCTACGAAGGTTTTTCCTTGGGCTATGGTGCAAACCGCCGTGATCAGGGTTTCCGGAACACTGTTTTTAACGATATAGCCTTTGGCGCCGGCCTTGATGGCGCGGGCGACATAAATCAGTTCATCATGGATACTGAAGATTAAAACCCTACACTGCGGATCGCGGCTAAGCAAGCGCCGCATGGTCTCGAAACCGCCGATGCCGGGCATCGATATATCCAACACTACGATATCGGGACGATGTTGTTCGTATAGCTGGCAAGCATTTTCGCCGCGATCGCTTTCAAAGACGTCGCCGATTTTTTCCGACAGGCCTAGATAGGTCTTATAACCGGCTCGGACGACGGCATGATCATCAACTAATAAGACACTGATCTTAGCGGCCATAGCGGACTCCTTTAGTCGGTTTACTGATTGAATTCATGGTTTGGCCAGGCAAGCACTCGAAGTATTGTCGTTCGTTACAGTCGTGTCAAAGAGATGCAATCTTCCCTTGTATTAAGACTGAATGCCATAGGAATTATTCCTAAAGTGAGTCGTTGCTAACAGGAAGGCTTCCGTATTTCTGACGCCGGGAAAAATTCCTGGCCTCATTAGGAATAGTTCCCTAACCAGTATATGAATGCTTCCATACAATACGCCTTGCCAATATTTATCTCTATCGGCAGATGCAATAGGATGCTGCTACAGCGCTTGCTATCAGCTAGATTGTGATGGACGGGTGCGGACGGCATGGTAGTTGTCAGAAGCGTTAGGGAAGGTGTTTGCAATGTTATGTTTCCTATGAGTGTGTAGTTTTAAGCTGATTTAATCTGCGGTACGTTTTTAAGACGACGCCCGCAGATTTTTTTTATTAGAGGTTTGAAAGCGATGGGAACTGTATTAATCCGGCTGATCCGTTAGGGCCGATTAAAGCCGAAAGCAGACGGTTGAGCCCGTGGGGGGCAACTGTTTTCGACTGGCGTATGAAGAATGGATTACCAGGTTAACGAAGGTGCTGTTGAATAGTGTAAAAAAACTGATCAAGTTTTTATCCGTGATGTTGATGTTAATGCCGTTTGCCGCGCTGGACGCGGCCAAACCCTTTGAAATCGAGGAGCTGGAATTCAAAGGGACTCGAGTCATGGACATTATCCGGGTATTGTCCGAAGATGCGCGCAACAACATCATCGCGACCCCGGAGGCGGGGGAGAAGAAAGTCACGATATTTTTGAAAAAAGTGACGCTGGAGCAGGCGATCCGAGCGATCTGCCGTATCAGCGATTTATGGTATCGGCGCGACGAAAGCGGCGCGTTCAGGCTGATGACCAAGGAACAATACAGCAAGGACTTGGTGGTCGGACAGGACGATGCGATACGCGTGTTTCAATTGCGCAACCCCAACGTGATCGCCATCGCCTCGGCGATCGAGGATTTATACGGCGACCGGGTCGAGGTGTCCTATGGCCGTAATGTTACCGGCGCCGGCGGCAATGTCGGTCAAGGCAATAATCGTTTCGGCGGGCGCGGCAACGCCGGCAATAACAGTCGGCGAAATAATTCCAGAAACAGGAATCGGAACGGTTCGGGGCGTAGCGGTTCCGGGACTTTAAGCCGGCAACAGACCTTGCCGGAGGATTTGACCGTGGAACAATTGGCGGCGTTGTCCGCCGGCGGCAGTCAGGTCGAAGCCGGGCAACTGGCGTCGGTGTCCGGCATGAGCAAGTTGATTTATGTGACCGTCAATACCGAACACAATCTATTGATCGTCAAGACCAGCGACCCGACGATTCTGAAATCCATCGCCAGTCTGGTCGAGCAATTAGACCGGCCGCAAACCCAGGTGATGCTGGAAATGAAAATTGTCGACATCAAGGTCGGCGAGGACTTTAACTCCTTGTTCAATTTTGAATTGACCGATACCAAGCTGAGCGGCGACAGCGTCAACCCGATCATACTCGGCGGCGCGGCGGCGTTATCGGGGGGCGGCAGCCTGGTTTACGAGTTCGTCAGTCAGAACATCAAGGCCAATATCGAGTTGCTGGAACAAAACAACCGCGTCAACGTCATTTCCAACCCGATGCTGGTGGCGTCCAATCATCGGCCGGCGACGTTGTTCGTCGGCGAGGAACGGATCATGGTGAGAGGCTATTCGATCGACACCATCGACAACCTGAATACCACGCGCACGATCACGACGCCGGAAACCGAATTGGAGGAAATCGGCACGACCCTGGAAATCACGCCGCATATCAACAACGACGGCAGCATTCATATCCAGTTGAAACAGGAGAATGCGACGCTGAATGAAGGCGCGGCCCTGATTCCGGTTGCGGACGGCAGCGGCGGCGTGATCGATCTGCCGGTGGACACGGTGACGACGGCGCGATTGCAAGGCGAGATCTTCGCCCGGCATGGTTACACCGTCGCGGTGGGCGGCCTGATTCGCGACAGTTTTTCCAGAAGCCGGCGTAAAGTGCCGTATCTGGCCGATATACCGGTGGTCGGTAACGTGTTTCGCAGCACCGAGGACCAGGACAGCAAATCGGAAATGGTGTTGTTGATCACGCCTTATGTTCTGAATCAGGGCGAAGAACAGGCGGCGTTCGACCCGACCGATAAATACCACCATTACGCGCCGGATTTGGCCTTCAAGTCCAAGCCCTTGCCGAAAGACGAGAAAGACGCGCCGCCGCTGTGCGGCGACTATTGCGCGCCGGCCAATTTAAGGCGCTCGGACTTATGACGCGGCTGGCGGTGATGGTTGTCGCGCTTAGTCTTCAGGCTTGCGCCCATGTCGGCCTGGATTCGGAAGCCGACGTGGCGGCGGAAAACTGTTACGCCTATCGTTATGGCGACAAACTGCGGCGCATCAATTTCGCCCAGGCCTTCGATTGGTGTCATCGCGCGGCGCGTTGGGGCGACGCCAACAGCCAGACGCTGTTGGGCGAACTCTATTACCTGGGATTGGGCGGGGCGCAGGATTGGACCCTGGCCGCGCAGTGGTACGGCAAGGCCGCCAAACAAGGCCATGCCCACAGCCAATACATGCTGTACCGGATTTACCGGCATAGCGAACAAGGCGATGAACGCGAACAAGCCGACTATTGGCTGAAACAGGCCAGGCTAAGCGGTTACAAGCTGGCCTTGCAGAAATGAGTGGGCGCTATGGGCAGGCGCGCCGCCCGCCGCCGGCGCGATTGACACGGTAAGGATTTGATAAAAATAACTTTCTGGAATGCCCAATGTACTCGTATCCATGCTCCAGCGTGGATATGCATTTGGGGACGCTCTGCGTCCCGCGCCGCAGAGCGGCGGGGGCGTGCTCCCACGCTGGAGCATGGGAGCCATGATAATACGATTACCGGCTTAAACAGGCCAGGCGCAGCGGTTTGCTGGCCATGCCCGGATAGAGGTAGGAGCGCCGCCCTCGGCGCGATTGAAATGGGAAGCGAGGAAACCGGCAGGTACATATAGTCATCGCACTTCAACGTTCGACGCCTTAATACCTTCGCCCTCCGGGAGAAGGCTGGATGAGGGCATCAAAAGAAGTGAAATTTGAAGTGCGAACAGTATATACCCGTTTTTAAGCCAGACGGGTACGTGTGAACGAACGAAAACTGAATGGGAGTAACTCAGAACATGACGACAACAGGAATCGACTACCAGACCGACCCTGTCAAAAACAAACTGCTGGAACTGCTAGACGACGTGTTGAGACACGACGGTTTCGGCGACATTCGCGTGGAAGTCAAGATCCTCAAGCGCAAGCAAAAAGAGGTGATCATCCATTGCGGCAAACAATACCGCTTTATCGTGGATGCGCCGGCGTAGCGTACGCCCGCCGGAAGGCGGTTTGGCGACAGCCGGCGTTTGTGGCGGCGATCGTTCCCGCATTACGCGGCGCTTCATGCGGGCTACAAACCGGCGGGGAATTGGAAAATGAGTGTGAACGGGTCACATCAGCAACAACTAGAAAAATCGATGACCAACAGGCCGCGCGAGGCGGTTGCGGCATTCAAGCAAAGAGAAAGGCAAATGAACATCAAACAAATGCAATCTGCGATCAAACGCTTCCGCGCGGCCGACGTGTCGCTGATCGAAGACCAAAAACTGCGCGCCAGGGCGCGAAAACTACAAGCCAAGCAAGGCGGTTTCACGCTGCTGGAACTGTTGGTCGTGATCACGCTGCTGGCGACCTTGTCGACCGCGGCGCTGGTGGCCTATGAAGGTATCGGCGAAAACGCCCAGGATACCGCCAATGCCAACAATATCCTGGCGGCGGAAAGTTCTATCCGCAACTACCGCGCGGTGGAAAACGTCTATCCGAACCAGTGGGATAATTTGGCGAATTTGGACGGCACGATACCAGGAACGACCGGAACCGAACCGTTACTGGCCGATGCGACCGAAGCGTTCTTGGGGCAATGGGTGACTACGCCTGCGGCTACTCTGGCAGGTGGCACGGTATTGGAAGCCGTCGGTCAGGCATTGGCGGCGGTCGGGATTGACGAGTTGCAAACGCTGGATCCCACGACAACTTACACTAATCCCATTCCAAACCTGTCCTGGAACGAAAGCGCGCCTGGCGTAACTGCGGGCGGGGCGTCTGAGTTGGAGTTTGATGTAGATGATGATGGTGTTTTACAAGATATACTGTGGGATGAAACGACACAATTGGGCAGCCCAGTCGCCTTGTCGATCGTTCCATCGGGCGGCGAAATTGCAGGTGTCGCTTCAACCTGTACCGCCGATGGCGCCACTATCAGTACCTTTTATGACGGCACCACGACGGCGACTGATAACAAAACGCTTAATCTGATCAACGATGCATTGGGTGATGATGACTGTCATCTGGTTATGGCATTCGGCTTCGGTAAGGACGTGCCGGGCACCACCATCGACAGCCGCGTGGCGATCGGCCAGGCGCCGACCGCCGGCACCGAAAACGTCAATCCAGCGACCAACTATGCGCGCTATATCGCCTTGTTCCAGGTCGGCGAAGATGGTTCAGACGGTTCAACAGCTGATGGTGATATTACAGCTGCAGAAATTTTTCCAAGAGCCCGCCTGATCGGCGTGGTCGATCCGGAAGGCCGTACGCTGGACGCGGCGATCGCCGGCGCTAACCAAGGCGCTTAATCGTTAGCTTAGCCTGGTTCCCACGGTCCCCCGTGGGAACCCATGTTGATGGTGGGCGCATTCACGCCATCCACCCAAGCTGTATTCAATCCATACAAGCAAGTAAATGAGAGGTTTATTGTTTGTGCATTTCCCTTTTTTCACCGTTGGCGCGTTGACCGAATTGCGTTTAAAACGCCAAACCGAGCATTTTTCCCATCACCCGTCCGTGGCATGTAAACAAAGCGGTTTCACGCTGCTCGAACTGCTGGTCGTCATCACCCTGCTGGGCCTCGTCGCCGGCGCCGTGGTGTTGGGCTACGAAGGCGTGCAGGACCAGGGCCGCGAGGATGTCACCCGGTTCGAAATGGCCGAGATCAGAAAGGCCTTGTTGCAATTTCGCCGAGACAGCGGTTCCAACGATTTTCCGGGCCAGGGGATTTATGATTGCAGCGACAGTGTCAATGGCGGCAGTGATACCGATGCCAATACGGCGATGACTTTTCCTGCTGAAGCAGGAAGCACCGATGCCGAAAAAATCGCCTGGTGCGAATCTCCTACAAATTTCTGGATGCTGTTTACCGATCCAATAGGCGATGGCTGGGATAAAGACCGGAAACGCGGCTGGAACGGGCCTTATATTCAACGAAAAAACAGCCTGCTGGCGAATGGGGCGTGGGGCATTCTCGATCCTTATCAAGAACCGTATGAAATACAAGGACTGGACGATGACGAGACTGCACGCCTTGTGAGTCGAGGCGCCGGTTCAGGCGATAAAACATTATTTTTGCTGCGATGAATCAATCCCTTTTCACGTTAACCGCACCGGCCGTAGGGTGCGCTCCGCGCACCAAGGTGGTCGTCTTGGTGCGCGGGCAAAGGTGCGCGGAGCGCACTCTACCGTTTTGCGCCGGCTTCACGTTGCTGGAAATGGTGCTGGTGCTGTTTTTGGTCGGGCTGATGGCGTCGGCGGCTATGATGTTGACCGAGGGCGTCGAAGACCAGGCCAAATACGACGAAACCAAGCGCCGCATGGAAATGATTCGCAAGGCCATCGTCGGCGACCCGACCCGCACCGTCAACGGCGGGCCGGAAATCAGCGGCTTTGTCGCCGATATGGGGCGGTTGCCTGGGTGTTTGGCGGAACTATTGGAGTTGGGGGATGAAAAAACGCCGGTTACCGATCCGAGAACATTTGAGTCGCCATGCGATTCATCGGTCACTATCACGGAATGGAATACGGACACGACGACGGGGATCGGTTTTGGCTGGCGCGGGCCTTATATTCATGTTTTGCCGGAACGAAACGGAGAACTGCGTTTCCGCGATGGTTATGGCAATTCGGATACCAACGATGCGCTGAATTCGGGGTGGGATTATACGGTGACGGGTAGCGAAATCAGTTTGACCAGTTCAGGGTTTGACGTACTCGATCCAGCCGACGATGTGAACGCGGATAAATTAGTGGTCGGATCGGACTGGCAAGTCACGGATATTAATGTCACGTTCAAAAATGAAAGCGCTGGCGACTTGCCCGTCGCCAATGAAGACCTGGTGTTGAGAGTTTATTTGAACGACTCAACAAGCTACGTCGATGGCGGCGATGGGACAAACAACTATTTAAGGCTTACCGGCGGCTCGGTTGCCGCCAATGGCACGGACAGCCGGACTTTCATTTTCAGCACGACCTCCGCCGTACCTTTGGGTAGCCGTGCCTATGCGATCGTTTGTCATGACGCCGCAGAGCCGGATGCGGACAATTTTGTCCTGTTTGACGGTAATTGCGATTCTGATAATGGAGTGCCCGGCAATAACGATATTCGCAAGTTCATTGCGGCTCCACGGCTAAGCATTAATCTTGAATGGATCGTATCTTGAATGTGTCAGGCTTAATTCCTTGGTCTCGTTCGGCATTCCCTTGCGGGAGCGTAAGAATGAACACGGCCGGTGATAAAAAGATTGGCTTTTTGGTAAGGAGAATGTGATGGGTATTTTATTGGTGGGCGCGGTGGCGTGCATATTCGCCTTGATTGTGTCGGCGTGGTTGATGACCTTTGCGCGTTGGTTTCCGATCGAGGGCGTGGATGGTAAGTTTTTGGTGGATTATAAAACGATGATTCGGGCGCATATCGATTATGCGTTGATGGCATTGTTTAACCTCGGGTTCTATGGGTTGGGGCTGGATTTGCCGGTTATTGCCTGCTGGTGTGTCGCGATAGGCGGTTTTACCAATCCTTCGGTGTTCGTGATCGCTTCGTTCGATCCCGATTTTTGGGAGAAAAAGCGGTGGAAAGTCTATACCGCGGTAAGTTTTGCGATAACGACGGTTGGCTTTGGATGGATTGGTTTTGTGTTGCTCGGTCATGTTTAAGGTTCAATACACACTAAATGGTTGTCATCGAATGATTAAGTTCTTTTTTCAACCATGCCACGTTCCTACGCGCCGCGCGGGGTGAACGACTATGATGTTCGATAAAATCCTTTCCTTCGCCCGATCAAGCCAGTTGCTGGTCTGCGAAACCGACGGCTTCTCCCTGCGCGGCGCGGTGGTGAAACGGTTCGGTACGCGTATCGAGGTGCTGCACCGTGCGACGATCAATCAGGTGGATATGGCCGATGCGGTGATGGATCTGACCGAAACGCTGAAGGCGGACGGTTGGCAAGGCGGCGGTTCGGCGGTGCTGTTGTCCCCGGCGGTCTTGTCTACCCTGGTGGAATTGCCGGTCAATCCGAAAAAACCGCGGTCCTTGCCGCAGATGATGGCGCTGGTGCAGGGTGAGGCGGAGGCCGTGTTGTTGCAGCACCTGGCGCGTTGGTCGCTAGGACATTTGCTGGTCAGTCGGGGGTATATGACCGAGGAGCAGGTCGAGGCGGTGATGGATTTGCAGCAGGGCAAGCCCAATCCGGCCGGCGGCCTGGAAATATTGGATAAATTTTCCTTTCGCCGTTTCGGCGAACTGGCCGAGGAACTCGGTTATATCAAACGCAGCCAGTTGAACGCTTGCCTGACCGGCCAGGAATGGTTAAAGATCGATGACGAACACATCGAGTGTAACTGGACCCCGCAGGGAGCGGTGGAGGATATTCCGGGTACGTTTAATTGGTTGGTCAGTTGTGTCAGCCAATCTTTGCTTCAACGATGGTTGGAGGTGTTCGCTCGCCAGGGGGTGAAGCTTAAAGCGATGTATCCGTTGACCGGTTGCGCCGCCGGTCTGTTGCCAGAAAGTTCGTTATCCGAGGTGCTGTTGGAAACGCATCCGGGCCTGGTTAAGGCAATCAGGTTGCAGTCGGGTCAGATGACCGCCCGACAAGCCTATTTACATTTCAACAAATCGGCGTTGGAATTGTGCCTGGAAAGTTATCACGCCATGCATGTCGCGCCCAACGAAGCGTTGTGGCTGGCGAGCTGGGATGAAAATGGGGAAGACTTGGCGAACGAATTGCGGCGTATGCTCGAAGTGGAGGTCAATTTACTCCACGATCCGGCGCTGGACGACTCGCTCACGCCGGGTATGCTCGGCGTCGCGCGTCATGCCTTGGGGGGCTGCGAACCGGGACGTTGTATCGAAGTCAGGGTGGGCGGCCCCTTGCCGCCGCTGGCGCAACGTTTGGAAGTGAGAGCCGCCGCCTTGGCAGGCGTATTGTTGCTCGGGCTCGCGGGGACGGAGGCGTCGCTACAGCTGCGACAGAGCGAGGCGCAAAGTCACAACGATGAAATAGAGGCGCGCTGGAAGAGCATCAGCGCGGCGAAAAAACGTATCGACGCGCAGATCCAGGCGATCAAGCAACGCAAACAGGCGTTGCTCGAGCAACAGCTTGAACAGCATCGGCTGCAGGCGATGCTGGATTTTTATGACCGCGACATTCCCGAACGTGCGGCGTTGGTAAAAGGGGTGTTGGGCGTATTGCAGAACAGCGTCAGTGATGAAATCGTCATGGTCGGTCTGCACGAGCGGGACAGCAGAACGCCGGCGATGCCGCTCCCACCGAATTCGCTCGCGGCGAAAGACGGGCGTGTCGAAGTGGAAAGTTTCACGCTCGAATCCTGGGCGGTCAGCGAGGCGGCGGCGCAGACCTTCGTTCAGCGCATGCAGCAGGCGGCGGCGCCGTGGGATCTGGAGGTACGAGATAGCCGGGTATTCAGCGGTAAGGGGCCGCTGAAATTGGACGGCTTCAGCGTGACGATGCGGTTGGTCAAGTTACGGTCGGCCGATAAGTCGGGGCAACCGGATAAAGTTTGATGAAACGATCGAATTTGAACAATCGCGAACAATTGTTGTCGGCGCTGGTGATCGTGGCGATCGTGGCCGGCGCTTATGGTTTGCTGCGCTATCGAGCGGTCGACGAGCGCATCGAGCACTTGCAAAAAAGCACGGAATCGATGCAAAAACGCCTGTTGAAGGCGCGTATCCCGGACGAACCGCTGGAAAATGTGGAAGGGTTGACGGCGCAGCTAGACGATCTGGAGCGGGCGATGGCGTTGGTCCGCGATCAGGCGGAATTGATGGAGCTGCGGCTGGCGCCGTTCGATTCCCAGGAACTCAAGGTGCGGATTTCGCAACTGGCGCGCGACAGCGGCGTGAGGATACGCAGCAACGAAAAATTGCAGCCTCCGCCGCAAACGAAAAATGACCAGAAGTCCAAGCGAGCGGGCAAAAAACGCGGCAAGACCGCAGCCAAGCCAACAGAGCCGCTGATTCTGCCGGAAACCTCAGGCTGGGTCGTGCGGATGTCGCCGGGGACGATGTTTCATCGCCCGATGCAGCAGATCGAGCTGGAAGGCTCCTTTATGGGGATACGCAAATTCATTCACGGCCTGGATGACTTGTCTTATCAGGTCACCGTGCTGCAGTTGAATATCGAAAAATTGCCGCTCGCCTCACCGGCCGGTTATCCGCAAGCCTTGTTGGCGAAATTGGTGTTGGCATTGTAAAACTAGGCAGGTGATGAATCCATGGCGTTAACCGAGGAACAATTATTGAGCGCGGGCGCGCGAAGCGGCCTGATCGAACCCGCGATGGTCGAACGTCTGCGCCTCGAGGCCAGGCGTCAACGCTTGCCGTTGTTGGCGATGGTGCAGGCGCATTACCGCTTTCCGTTGTCGGCCTTATACCGGGCCGTGGCCGAGCAAGCCGGCCATGCCTATGTCGATTTGACCTCGCTGAGCGAGGACCTGGAAGCCTTGAAGAAACTTCCCGCCAGTCTGTTGCGGCGCAAACAACTGTTGCCGGCGAACGATGGCGATAAAGCCATGCTGGTGCTGTCCGATCCTTTCGACCGCGCCGCGATCGATATGGTGCAACGCTTGCTGGGGCGGCCTTTGCCATTGGCGATGGCCGACCCGTCGCAGTTGCGCCTGCGCATCGAACGGGCGCTGGCCGGCAAGGCCGCCGCGCCCGAGACGGATTCGGCGGAGGACGACACCGATTTGGTGGCGTTGCTGGACACAATTATTCGCGAGGCCTATCTTCATCGCGCCTCAGACATTCATTTGTTGACCGAGATTCATGGGCTGCGGGTACGCTTGCGCGTGGACGGCAAGCTGCGCGATTATCCGGTCGAAGCCGGTGTGGGGGCCGCGGCGGCGCTGATTTCGCGGGTCAAGGTGTTGGCAGGTCTGGATATCGCCGAACAGCGTCAGCCCCAGGATGGCGGTTTTTCCTATCGCCTGGCGCCGCCGATCGACCGCTCGTTCAACATTCGCGTCGCGACCGCACCGATACGGCTGGGCGAGCGGGTGACGATGCGGCTGCTGGGGCAGGAATCGAGCGCCTTGACTCTAGTCGACCTGGGCATGTTGGAGACGGACCTGCGCTATTTTCGCGAGGCAATCAACAAACCCTACGGCATGATTTTGCTGACCGGGCCGACCGGAAGCGGCAAGTCGACGACGCTGTGCGCGGCGTTGGAGGAAATCAATCGTCCCGATATCAATATCATGACGGTGGAAAATCCGATCGAGTACGTCA
Protein-coding sequences here:
- a CDS encoding GspE/PulE family protein; this translates as MALTEEQLLSAGARSGLIEPAMVERLRLEARRQRLPLLAMVQAHYRFPLSALYRAVAEQAGHAYVDLTSLSEDLEALKKLPASLLRRKQLLPANDGDKAMLVLSDPFDRAAIDMVQRLLGRPLPLAMADPSQLRLRIERALAGKAAAPETDSAEDDTDLVALLDTIIREAYLHRASDIHLLTEIHGLRVRLRVDGKLRDYPVEAGVGAAAALISRVKVLAGLDIAEQRQPQDGGFSYRLAPPIDRSFNIRVATAPIRLGERVTMRLLGQESSALTLVDLGMLETDLRYFREAINKPYGMILLTGPTGSGKSTTLCAALEEINRPDINIMTVENPIEYVIDGVSQIQTGPKVGFASALRSFLRHDPDVLMVGEIRDQETADVAVKAAMTGHRVFSTLHTNNAVSAVTRLVDIGCEPFLIGSTLTAVIAQRLVRRLCAHCRRPRPASAEEREALATEQERVEIYQPVGCAVCQGTGFRGRLGLFETLWFDDNLARLVARGSEEEVLEARAGQRLRFMWEDGCQKVRLGLTTLDEVRDVAVYKTHATLEMN
- a CDS encoding type II secretion system protein; protein product: MNQSLFTLTAPAVGCAPRTKVVVLVRGQRCAERTLPFCAGFTLLEMVLVLFLVGLMASAAMMLTEGVEDQAKYDETKRRMEMIRKAIVGDPTRTVNGGPEISGFVADMGRLPGCLAELLELGDEKTPVTDPRTFESPCDSSVTITEWNTDTTTGIGFGWRGPYIHVLPERNGELRFRDGYGNSDTNDALNSGWDYTVTGSEISLTSSGFDVLDPADDVNADKLVVGSDWQVTDINVTFKNESAGDLPVANEDLVLRVYLNDSTSYVDGGDGTNNYLRLTGGSVAANGTDSRTFIFSTTSAVPLGSRAYAIVCHDAAEPDADNFVLFDGNCDSDNGVPGNNDIRKFIAAPRLSINLEWIVS